GCCGTGTAGTAAAATGCCCCCGCGCAATCACGCCCGGCTTCGCGCCGCGCCGCGTGCCCAAGTCGGGGACGCACGCCGCAACCTCAACGCGGCGGACACCACCCGGGAGCGCCCCCGTTAAGTAACCCCATACCCGTGTATTGCACACGAAGGAGAACCACCATGTCCGTCGGAAAGAAATTCAAGATCGCATCTATCGGCGCCGGTAACGTGGGCGCTACCGCCGCCCAGTACTGCCTGGAGCTCGAACTCGGCGACGTGGTGCTGACCGATATCGCCGAAGGCGTGCCCCAGGGCAAGGCCCTCGACCTCACCGAAGCCGGCCCCATCCGCGGTTACAGCAGCCAGTGCACCGGCACCAATGACCTGAAGGACATTGAAGGCGCGGATGTCGTCATCGTCACCGCCGGCCTGCCCCGCAAGCCGGGAATGAGCCGCCAGGACCTGCTGGCCGTAAACGGCGGCATCATCACCCAGGTCTGCGAAGGCATCAAAACCTACGCCCCCAACTCCACCGTCATCATCGTCACCAATCCCCTCGACGTCATGGTTTACCTCGCCTATAAGAAACTCGGCTTCCCGGCGGAACGCGTCATCGGCATGGCCGGCTGCCTCGACAGCTCCCGCATGCGCTCCTTCGTCGCCATGGAACTCGGCGTCAGCATGAAGAACGTGGACACCATGGTACTCGGCTCCCACGGCGACGACATGGTGCCCCTGCCCCACTATACCACCGTCTCCGGCATCCCGATCACCAAGCTCCTGCCCCAGGACCGCATCGACGCCATCGTCGAGCGCACGCGCAAGGGCGGCGGCGAGATCGTGGCCCTGCTCAAGACCGGCAGCGCCTACTACGCCCCCGCCGCGAGCGCCGTCCGCATGGCCCAGAGCATCATCCGCGATGAGAAGCAGCTCCTCCCCTGCGCCGCCCTGCTGACCGGCCAGTATGGCCTGGACGACATCTACATGGGCGTGCCCTGCGTCCTCGGTAAGAACGGTGTCGAGAAGATCCTCGAACTGGAAATCTCCGACGCGGATCGCGCCTCCCTTCACAAGTCCGCCGAAGAAGTCCGCACGGGCATTCAGGAACTCAAGAACGCGGGCGTCCTGTAATCCTGGAACATATCGCGGCCCGCAACGGATCCCCTCGGAACTGTTGCGGGCCGTTTTTTATCACGTATAAAATAACCCCAGGTATGCCGCCTCGTTCTCAGGAACAGCAGCGACGGCAGAGACGACCGTGTTTTCATTTCTGCCGTCGCTGATGTCCCTGTAGTCCCTGCCACCGAAGGGCGTCGGCCCGATACTCAGTTGCCAATGACTCCATGGAGATTCACCACCATGCCCATATACACCTATCAAGTCATTCACGATGACGGCACCGAAGGCGAAGTCTTCGAGCACGTCCACGGGATGAGCGAGCCCGCCCTGACGGAACACCCCGAAACGGGCGAAAAGGTCGTTCGCGTTTTTCAGTCGCCCCACATCGCCGGCTCCGGCCACGAGCGGATTCAGAAGCAGAACACGAGCGACAAGAATCTGGAGCGGTTGGGCTTCACCAAGTACGTCAAGAATGGAAAGGGCCATTACGAGAAACATGTTGGCAAGGGACCGGACAATCTGAGCCCGGGCGATTGAGTCGCCTCCACATCGGTTGCTGATTGACTCGTTTTCCCCGCCTTTCCTATACTGGAGGCCGCCCCGAACCGCGTGGGCTCCCGGCTACAACCCCCTGCGTGCCCGTCGCGTTTTCAGAAGATCCCCATGACCTATAAGAACCGCATTACCCTGATCCTGACCATTGTTGCCGTCAGCGTGGTCCTCGATCAGGCCACGAAGCGCATGGCTATTGCCTGGCTGATGAGTTCCCCGCCTCACATTTATCTCGGCGATTTCTTCCGGCTCCAGTATGCGGAAAATACCGGCGCGTTTCTCGGGCTCTTCGGGAAAATGTCGGAAACGCTACGCCAGATATTACTCGTCGGTTTCAATTCCGTGATCCTCGCCGTGGTCTCGGGCTTCCTCTTCTTCTCCCGCGACATGGCCAAGCTGGTGGCCGTGGCCCTGGCCCTCATCCTGTCCGGCGGCATAGGCAATCTCATCGATCGCGTGGCCTACGGCGGCATCGTGGTCGACTTCATGAACATGGGCCTTCCCTGGGTGAGTATCCGGGGCTGGGAGCCCCGCACCGGCATCTTCAACGTCGCCGATCTCGCCATCGTCGGCGGGCTCGTGCTCATGGTGATCGCGGAGCTCTTCAAGACCAATGCGCCCGATGAAGCGCCCGAGGCGACTGCGGAAGACTGATCGGGGGAGGTGGTAACGGGCGCCATACCAGATTCCCTCACACACTCCGGCCAAATTTGCAGGGACGGCAGGGACTACAGCGACAGCAGGGTCAAATCATTCTGCTGTCGCTGTAGTCCCTGCCGTCCCGGTAACCAATCAATACGTTCCCCCACGCCCCGCCTGCATCACCTACTTGAACTGCACGGCGTACAAGTCCGCGTCTTTCATCACAAAGCGCACCCGGATCGGTGTACCCGCCAGGGCGCTGATATCGGTGTTGCCGTTCCACGCCACCGCGCGCTCCACCTGATTTCCGATGATCTCGAAGCACTTGTCCGCCTCGTAGCCCGGAATCACCACGCCGTCCCCGTCCAGCAATTCCACCCAGATGCTGCCCGCAGCCGAAGTCGCATAGTTCAGATACAGGGATTTCCCCGTAAAGGTGATGGTCTTCGTGATCATTTCCCCGCCCGCATAAGGCGCCTCTACCGCGACGAATCCGTCGGGCCGCAGGGCATAGCGCTGGAGACCCGCCGTCGGCTGACCGTAGTTCGTCTGGACATAGAGGGAGATCTCCCGCTCGCTCGTGGGCACGATGCCCCAGGCCGGATAGTTCGTGCGCGAAGTCCAGTTTTCCAGGCCAATCCCCGGCTTCAGAAACCCATCCATGAAGGTGCGATCATAGCGATTGCCGCCGCGGCTCGTCATCAGCACGCTGTCGGAGCAGTCCCCCGAATAGCTGCTCTCCACCCCAAAGGCCGCCGCCTCCGCTTCGCTGGCCACGCGGCGCTCGGGCATGAATCGCGCCGCAACACTTACGTAGATGTGAGGCGCGCGAAAATAGGGAAAAGTCTGGTTGGTGTACAGATGCTCCCGGGGTGTATCGCCGAAATCCATCTCCTGTTTCTCGCTCCACGTCACGAAATCCGGCGACGTGGCGCGGCTGATGCTTCGGAAGCCCTTGAAGCCGCCCTGGTGCCAGGTGCGGAAGTAGCACACATATTGCCCCTCGCTTTCGGACCAGAAGGCCACATTCTGCGAGTCAAACGCTCCATCCGTAATCAGCGCCTTGTCCTGCTTGGTCCAGTGGATGCCGTCCGCGCTGTAGAAAGCGTGAAGCCCCGTCTCCGAAGTCCCCGCGATGGCCTTGTATTGCGCTTCCGCCGGCACACCGGGACGCGTATCCTTGAACGGTGCAAAATTGTGGGAGAAGGGAGCCTGATTCGCCAGGAATATGTTGTTCGCCTTCGACCCCTCGTACTCGTGCATTCCAAGTTCCGGCTTCGTAAAGTGGATGCCGTCGGGGCTCTCCGCATAGCAGGTCACTTCCCAGTCCGATCCATCCTTGCCCGACGTGGGATTGCCCCGGTAGTACATGCGATAGCGGTCGCCATCCTTAAAAACCGTAACATAGCCGCAATAACGTCCCTCCCACTTGTCATTGAACTGAATTACCGTCTCCGCGGGACGGGGCACCTGCAGCCGGAGCGCCGTGTTGGCCTGAGAGCCAATCAAGTAGGTATCGAGGAAGGGCTCGAGCCGGCTGTCGATGGCAATGGGGGGGGAGGCCAGCGTGGTGGCGCTGGCGAGCAGGCTGAGGGCGACGACAATGCGAATCATGACGGGGCACTCCGTGGGGTTGGGGCTTTGTTGTTATAACCAATTATACGGACACCCAAAACCCAATACAAGCGCCCCCGCCTCTCAATCGCCCCCGCGCTTTACCGGCGGGCGCTTCGCCTGCCGCTCGTCGTAGTCCGGATAAATGCCCACAACGTCCTGGTAGAAATCTCGAATCTTCTGGAAGTCCTGCTCAATATCGCCCGTCAGGTAAATGGGCTCGCCCACGCCGATGCGCTTGGTCTGGTGGTTGATATAACCCGGCACGATCGGCACCTTCGCCTGCAGCGCCATCCAGTAGAAGCCCAGCTTCCAGTGCTTCACTTCCTTGCGCGTGCCTTCCGGCGCGATCAGCAGCGCCAGATCCTCCCGGCTGTTAAACACCTCCACGATCTGATGTACCACATTCGTCGCGGCGCGGCGATTCACCGGCACACCGCCGAGCTTGCGCCAGATCATACCGGCAGGCCACCAGAAGGCCGTGTCTTTCATCATCCACGTGGCCGGTATTTTCATCGCCAGGGTCCCGAAGAGCATGTAGAAGAGGTCCATGTTCGTCGTGTGGGGTGCGGCCGTGAGCACATACTTCGGAACGGCAGGCTGTGGACTGGCCTCGCGCCAACCCATGAGCCGAAGACAGATCTTGCCAAAGAGGCTGGCAACAGGCCCCACGGAAGTGCGAATATTGGTATTCTCGTGCAACGGGAGTATTCCTATAAAGGGAGGAAAGGTCGGCAGAATTGTACTTGCTTTGATTGTTTGATCTCAAACGAAGTAAGAAACGCACGAGCCCCCACAAGACCCACAAGACCCACAAGACCCAAAAGACCCACAAGAACCACAAGACCCACAAGAACCACAAGAACCACAAGAACCACAAGAACCACAAGACCCACAAGAACCACAAGAACCACAAGAACCACAAGAACCATAAGACCCATAAGACCCATAAGACCCATAAGACCCATGTCCCCTGACCCATTCGCCGGAACCGCCAACATGCCCGAATCCTGCTTCTGCCGCTCCTGGCCCCCGGAACAGAGCCCCCAGGCTCACCTGGTCATCGTTCACGGCTACGCCGAGCACAGCGGTCGCTATGAAGCCCTCGCCCGCGAGTTAAACGATGCGGGCCTGCACGTCCACGCATGCGACCTGCGAGGTCATGGTGAAACCCCCGGCAAACGCGGACAGATCAAGGACTTTACAACGCTCGTCGCGGACCTGCGCCATTTCGTTGATCAAACACGTGAAAGGGTCGGTGGAAAGCCCCTGTTCATCCTCGGCCACAGCATGGGCGGCCTGCTCACCGCGCACTACCTGGCCGGGGAGCCAATCGGAATTTGTGGCGCGATCTTTTCAAGCCCCCTGATGGCCATTCCGGATCATGTCGCGCCACTCCTGCTGCGAATGTCCGGGCTCTTGAGCAGGGTAGCACCGGGACTCCCGGTAGACCGAATCGAAAGCAAGGGCATCGCCAGGGATCCGGAAGTCGTCCGGGCTTACGACACCGATCCCCACGTCTACCATGGCCCAATTCGCGCCCGAACCGGGGCGGAGCTCGCCCACGCCATCCAGGCCCTGCCCGACATAGTGCCCAGGATTACCACCCCCTTCCTCGTCTTCCACGGCACCGCCGATACCATCGCCCCGCCGTCGGGAATCCAGTTGCTCATCGAACGCGCCGGCAGTACCGACAAGACCCGTTTTTGGGTTGAAGGCGGATATCATGAATTGCTGAACGACACCGGCCGCGGGGAAGTCATTCAGAAGGTACTGGCCTGGATCGGCCGACATCACGCGTCGAGTGGCGGTCATTGAGCCAGACTGAAAACGCCCAGAACCTGCCCGCGGGTGGCGGCGCAAAGGAGCATGGAGTGCCGACGCAATCCCCTTCGTCATGCGTTCATTCGCGCACTGCACACCAAACAATCCCGCACAAACAAATCGGCCCCCGCGCTCTGCGGAACGCGGGGGCCGTATTGTTAATCATACCGTCATCGCACGACGCGGGCGCGACCGCTCCAGACCAACAACGCCAGCAGGCCCAGCGCGACAACTAAATCGCCCGCCCAGAAGGTGCCGACGCCTTGGCCCGGCGCGCAGGAAGCGCC
This Candidatus Hydrogenedentota bacterium DNA region includes the following protein-coding sequences:
- a CDS encoding lysophospholipase, which translates into the protein MPESCFCRSWPPEQSPQAHLVIVHGYAEHSGRYEALARELNDAGLHVHACDLRGHGETPGKRGQIKDFTTLVADLRHFVDQTRERVGGKPLFILGHSMGGLLTAHYLAGEPIGICGAIFSSPLMAIPDHVAPLLLRMSGLLSRVAPGLPVDRIESKGIARDPEVVRAYDTDPHVYHGPIRARTGAELAHAIQALPDIVPRITTPFLVFHGTADTIAPPSGIQLLIERAGSTDKTRFWVEGGYHELLNDTGRGEVIQKVLAWIGRHHASSGGH
- a CDS encoding 1-acyl-sn-glycerol-3-phosphate acyltransferase — its product is MHENTNIRTSVGPVASLFGKICLRLMGWREASPQPAVPKYVLTAAPHTTNMDLFYMLFGTLAMKIPATWMMKDTAFWWPAGMIWRKLGGVPVNRRAATNVVHQIVEVFNSREDLALLIAPEGTRKEVKHWKLGFYWMALQAKVPIVPGYINHQTKRIGVGEPIYLTGDIEQDFQKIRDFYQDVVGIYPDYDERQAKRPPVKRGGD
- the mdh gene encoding malate dehydrogenase produces the protein MSVGKKFKIASIGAGNVGATAAQYCLELELGDVVLTDIAEGVPQGKALDLTEAGPIRGYSSQCTGTNDLKDIEGADVVIVTAGLPRKPGMSRQDLLAVNGGIITQVCEGIKTYAPNSTVIIVTNPLDVMVYLAYKKLGFPAERVIGMAGCLDSSRMRSFVAMELGVSMKNVDTMVLGSHGDDMVPLPHYTTVSGIPITKLLPQDRIDAIVERTRKGGGEIVALLKTGSAYYAPAASAVRMAQSIIRDEKQLLPCAALLTGQYGLDDIYMGVPCVLGKNGVEKILELEISDADRASLHKSAEEVRTGIQELKNAGVL
- the lspA gene encoding signal peptidase II, translated to MTYKNRITLILTIVAVSVVLDQATKRMAIAWLMSSPPHIYLGDFFRLQYAENTGAFLGLFGKMSETLRQILLVGFNSVILAVVSGFLFFSRDMAKLVAVALALILSGGIGNLIDRVAYGGIVVDFMNMGLPWVSIRGWEPRTGIFNVADLAIVGGLVLMVIAELFKTNAPDEAPEATAED
- a CDS encoding FmdB family transcriptional regulator: MPIYTYQVIHDDGTEGEVFEHVHGMSEPALTEHPETGEKVVRVFQSPHIAGSGHERIQKQNTSDKNLERLGFTKYVKNGKGHYEKHVGKGPDNLSPGD